The Streptomyces camelliae genome window below encodes:
- a CDS encoding FAD-binding protein, giving the protein MTTAHDLAAHLGPALDTRPDALHDVTEDFGHLVRAVPRAVLRPRSVADIQRLLEYAGPRGIPVSVRGGGHSMYGQGQADGGIVVDLRGMGPVGPVTDSQVVAAAGVLWRDVLAATLPHGLTPPVLTDYLGASVGGVLSAGGLGGAGHRHGLVADQVLELEVVTGAGEHRFCSPDRDPELFHTVLAGLGQCAVIVSATLRLVPAPARVRRYCLSYTDLTRFLADQRMLAEEGRFAHLEGQARPADDSRPYLIEAVAPHTGQLPPDDALMLTGLAHDPTAVETTDLSYAEFAHRVDTDEEVLTETGEWLHPHPWLNLLLPHDRAEPLVRAVLADPAFSDLRETGLVLLYPLLSARLRAPLFQRPPGDVLYLFALLRTAPPGSPETAAAMVAANRKVYELARSQGAVAYPVNALPMSDTDWRDHYGSRWQALADAKRRHDPYLVLTRGHGLRF; this is encoded by the coding sequence ATGACGACGGCCCACGACCTCGCCGCACACCTCGGTCCGGCCCTGGACACCCGCCCGGACGCCCTCCATGACGTAACGGAGGACTTCGGGCACCTCGTCCGGGCTGTGCCGCGCGCCGTACTGCGCCCACGGTCCGTCGCCGACATCCAGCGCCTGCTGGAGTACGCCGGGCCCCGGGGCATCCCGGTGAGCGTGCGCGGCGGCGGGCACTCGATGTACGGCCAGGGGCAGGCGGACGGCGGGATCGTCGTGGACCTGCGCGGGATGGGGCCGGTCGGGCCCGTGACGGACAGTCAAGTGGTCGCAGCTGCAGGCGTGTTGTGGCGGGACGTGCTCGCCGCCACCCTGCCGCACGGACTCACACCGCCCGTCCTCACCGACTACCTGGGCGCGAGCGTCGGCGGCGTGCTGTCGGCGGGCGGGCTCGGCGGCGCCGGCCACCGGCACGGCCTGGTCGCGGACCAGGTCCTGGAACTGGAGGTGGTGACCGGCGCCGGCGAGCACCGCTTCTGTTCGCCCGACCGGGATCCGGAGCTCTTCCACACCGTGCTCGCCGGGCTCGGCCAGTGCGCCGTGATCGTCTCCGCCACCCTGCGGCTGGTCCCCGCACCCGCCCGGGTCCGCCGCTACTGCCTCTCCTACACCGACCTCACCCGCTTCCTGGCCGACCAGCGGATGCTCGCCGAGGAAGGGCGCTTCGCCCATCTGGAGGGCCAGGCCCGCCCGGCCGACGACAGCCGGCCGTACCTGATCGAGGCCGTGGCCCCGCACACCGGCCAACTCCCGCCGGACGACGCCCTCATGCTCACCGGCCTCGCCCACGACCCCACCGCCGTCGAGACCACCGACCTCAGCTACGCCGAGTTCGCACACCGCGTGGACACGGACGAAGAGGTCCTCACCGAGACGGGGGAGTGGCTGCACCCGCACCCGTGGCTCAACCTGCTCCTCCCGCACGACCGCGCCGAGCCCCTCGTCCGCGCCGTACTCGCCGACCCGGCCTTCAGCGATCTGCGCGAGACCGGTCTCGTCCTGCTGTACCCGCTCCTGTCCGCCCGGCTGCGCGCCCCTCTCTTCCAGCGCCCGCCCGGCGACGTCCTGTATCTGTTCGCCCTGCTGCGCACGGCGCCGCCCGGCAGCCCCGAGACGGCCGCGGCGATGGTGGCCGCCAACCGCAAGGTCTATGAACTCGCCCGGTCCCAGGGTGCCGTCGCCTATCCGGTCAACGCCCTGCCCATGTCGGACACCGACTGGCGGGACCACTACGGCAGCCGCTGGCAGGCTCTCGCGGACGCCAAACGGCGCCACGACCCGTACCTGGTCCTGACACGGGGACACGGCCTGCGGTTCTGA
- a CDS encoding sugar phosphate isomerase/epimerase family protein: MKIAIDPYMFRALPIDDMVRTVAELGYEYIELSPRDDFMPFFLHPRADDERVAGLKNSLRRHGVKLSSVLPLYKWSSPDETERQAAVRYWKRMIEITAELECPLMNSEFNGRPERAAESEAAFWRSLDELLPLFEREGIALNLEAHPDDFCEENTSAVDLVRALNKPWVNYLYCAPHSFHLSGADPAADIAGMMRYAGDKLQHVHIADSFNHKGSSGLRYILNPPGTPARIHQHLDIGQGEVDWEAFFGTLRELKFDGVATACVFAWEERARESSAFMLERITKELAA; encoded by the coding sequence GTGAAGATCGCCATCGACCCGTACATGTTCCGCGCCCTGCCGATCGACGACATGGTGCGCACGGTGGCCGAACTCGGCTACGAATACATCGAGTTGTCCCCCCGCGACGACTTCATGCCGTTCTTCCTGCACCCGCGGGCGGACGACGAGCGCGTGGCCGGGCTGAAGAACTCCCTGCGCCGGCACGGGGTGAAGCTGTCCTCGGTGCTGCCGCTGTACAAGTGGTCGTCCCCGGACGAGACCGAGCGGCAGGCGGCCGTCCGCTACTGGAAGCGGATGATCGAGATCACCGCGGAGCTCGAATGCCCGCTGATGAACTCGGAGTTCAACGGCCGTCCCGAACGGGCCGCGGAGAGCGAGGCCGCGTTCTGGCGCTCGCTGGACGAACTGCTGCCCCTGTTCGAGCGGGAAGGCATCGCGCTGAACCTGGAGGCGCACCCGGACGACTTCTGCGAGGAGAACACCTCCGCGGTCGACCTGGTCCGCGCGCTCAACAAGCCGTGGGTGAACTACCTGTACTGCGCCCCGCACTCCTTCCACCTGTCCGGGGCCGACCCGGCGGCGGACATCGCGGGGATGATGCGCTACGCCGGCGACAAGCTGCAGCACGTCCACATCGCGGACTCCTTCAACCACAAGGGTTCCAGCGGGCTGCGCTACATCCTCAACCCGCCCGGCACCCCGGCCCGGATCCACCAGCACCTGGACATCGGCCAGGGCGAGGTCGACTGGGAGGCGTTCTTCGGTACCCTGCGGGAGCTGAAGTTCGACGGCGTGGCCACGGCATGCGTCTTCGCCTGGGAGGAGCGGGCCCGCGAGTCCTCGGCGTTCATGCTGGAGCGGATCACGAAGGAACTGGCCGCCTAG
- a CDS encoding CoA-acylating methylmalonate-semialdehyde dehydrogenase, whose product MHTIPHWINGKAVAGTDTQAVFNPATGAEQAQVVLGGTNEIDTAVTAAAKAFETWSESSLTQRTQILFTFRQLLVEHEEELGRIISAEHGKTVDDARGEIVRGREVVEFACGLGDVLKGSFSDQVSRGIDVHNFRQPLGVVAGITPFNFPAMVPLWMHPIAIATGNTFILKPSERDPSAANFVADLYQKAGLPDGVFNVVHGGKPTVDAILTHPGIQAVSFVGSTPIAKYVHEQATAHGKRVQALGGAKNHAVVLPDADLEFAANHITAGAYGSAGERCMALSVAIAVGTAADGLVTVLERKAREVKVGPGDQPGTEMGPLVTKAAQERVDNAVGVAAQQGATVVVDGRGLKIDGHENGFFTGPSLLDHVTTQMQAYQEELFGPVLAIVRVDTLDQAIDVINANPYGNGTALFTASGEAARRFQRNVKVGMIGINVPVPVPMSYYSFGGWKDSLIGDSPIHGPEGIRFYTRPKVVTTRWPQTEQHTTAGFNFPTSS is encoded by the coding sequence GTGCACACCATCCCTCACTGGATCAACGGCAAGGCCGTGGCCGGCACCGACACCCAGGCCGTGTTCAACCCGGCCACCGGCGCCGAACAGGCCCAGGTCGTCCTCGGCGGCACCAACGAGATCGACACCGCCGTCACCGCCGCCGCCAAGGCCTTCGAGACCTGGTCGGAGTCGTCTCTGACCCAGCGCACCCAGATCCTGTTCACCTTCCGCCAGCTCCTCGTCGAGCACGAGGAAGAGCTGGGCCGGATCATCTCCGCCGAGCACGGCAAGACCGTCGACGACGCCCGCGGCGAGATCGTGCGCGGCCGGGAGGTCGTGGAGTTCGCCTGCGGCCTCGGCGACGTCCTCAAGGGCAGCTTCTCCGACCAGGTCTCCCGCGGCATCGACGTCCACAACTTCCGCCAGCCCCTCGGCGTCGTCGCCGGCATCACCCCCTTCAACTTCCCCGCCATGGTCCCCCTGTGGATGCACCCCATCGCCATCGCCACCGGCAACACCTTCATCCTCAAGCCCAGTGAGCGCGACCCCTCCGCCGCGAACTTCGTCGCCGACCTCTACCAGAAGGCCGGCCTGCCCGACGGCGTCTTCAACGTCGTCCACGGCGGCAAGCCCACGGTCGACGCCATCCTCACCCACCCCGGCATCCAGGCCGTCTCCTTCGTCGGCTCCACCCCGATCGCGAAGTACGTCCACGAGCAGGCCACCGCGCACGGCAAGCGCGTCCAGGCCCTCGGCGGCGCCAAGAACCACGCCGTCGTCCTCCCCGACGCCGACCTCGAATTCGCCGCCAACCACATCACCGCCGGCGCCTATGGCTCCGCCGGCGAACGCTGCATGGCCCTCTCCGTCGCCATCGCCGTCGGCACGGCCGCCGACGGACTGGTGACGGTGCTGGAACGCAAGGCCCGCGAGGTCAAGGTCGGCCCCGGCGACCAGCCCGGCACCGAAATGGGCCCCCTGGTCACCAAGGCCGCCCAGGAACGCGTCGACAACGCGGTCGGCGTGGCCGCCCAGCAGGGCGCCACGGTCGTCGTCGACGGACGCGGACTGAAGATCGACGGCCACGAGAACGGCTTCTTCACCGGCCCCTCCCTCCTCGACCACGTCACCACCCAGATGCAGGCCTACCAGGAGGAACTGTTCGGCCCGGTCCTCGCCATCGTCCGCGTCGACACCCTCGACCAGGCCATCGACGTCATCAACGCCAACCCCTACGGCAACGGCACCGCCCTGTTCACCGCCTCCGGCGAAGCCGCACGCCGATTCCAGCGAAACGTCAAGGTCGGCATGATCGGCATCAACGTCCCCGTCCCCGTCCCGATGTCGTACTACTCCTTCGGCGGCTGGAAGGACTCCCTCATCGGCGACTCCCCCATCCACGGCCCCGAAGGCATCCGCTTCTACACCCGCCCCAAGGTCGTCACCACCCGCTGGCCCCAGACCGAACAGCACACCACCGCGGGCTTCAACTTCCCCACCTCCAGCTGA
- a CDS encoding acyltransferase family protein, producing the protein MTTATTRTLRTTPHTPDGQATARDSPRAANPSLPSLTGLRWMAALLVFGLHVNNFGYYGGTGGRLVYWGFSSGAVGVSFFFVLSGFVLTWSARPHDRALGFWRRRIARIYPVHLVTVGLAFLLALTLERNTQPTPKQAVANVLLLHSWWRPWWQTLNPVSWSLACEAFFYASFPLLILLLRRLGVRGSVALGGLSLVAIVVISRADSQHWWTYALYSFPAARLPEFVLGAVTARLVLLGRWRGPGLEASLALAIIGYFLVPQAPLGYSATMCTILGFSLLIPAAANADLKGLPSMWRGRRMVRLGELSFAFYMVHLLVLRAGTHLLGIKPHFGGLAGTAVTATVFALSLALSWLLYETVELPARRLLLRRRRPAAKAAAHREAQAATRD; encoded by the coding sequence ATGACCACGGCGACGACCCGGACGCTCCGGACGACGCCGCACACCCCTGACGGCCAAGCGACCGCCAGGGACTCCCCGCGCGCCGCCAACCCCTCACTGCCGTCCCTGACCGGACTGCGGTGGATGGCGGCGCTGCTGGTGTTCGGACTGCACGTGAACAACTTCGGTTACTACGGCGGCACCGGTGGCCGCCTGGTGTACTGGGGCTTCAGCTCCGGTGCGGTCGGAGTGTCGTTCTTCTTCGTGTTGTCCGGCTTTGTACTCACCTGGTCGGCGAGACCCCACGACCGGGCGCTCGGCTTCTGGCGGCGCCGCATCGCCAGAATCTATCCGGTGCACCTCGTGACGGTCGGCCTCGCGTTCCTGCTGGCGCTCACGCTGGAGCGCAACACACAGCCGACGCCGAAGCAGGCGGTGGCCAATGTGCTGCTGCTGCATTCCTGGTGGCGGCCCTGGTGGCAGACGCTCAACCCGGTGAGCTGGTCCCTGGCCTGCGAGGCCTTCTTCTACGCGTCCTTCCCGCTGCTGATCCTGCTGCTGCGCAGGCTCGGCGTGCGCGGATCGGTCGCGCTGGGCGGGCTGTCGCTGGTGGCGATCGTGGTGATCTCGCGGGCGGACTCCCAGCACTGGTGGACGTACGCGCTGTACTCGTTCCCGGCCGCCCGGCTGCCCGAGTTCGTCCTCGGCGCGGTCACCGCGCGGCTGGTCCTGCTCGGCCGCTGGCGCGGACCCGGCCTGGAGGCCTCGCTCGCCCTGGCGATCATCGGCTATTTCCTGGTTCCGCAGGCTCCGCTCGGCTACTCCGCGACCATGTGCACGATCCTCGGCTTCAGCCTGCTGATCCCGGCGGCGGCGAACGCGGACCTGAAGGGGCTGCCGTCGATGTGGCGCGGCCGGCGGATGGTACGGCTCGGAGAGCTGTCCTTCGCCTTCTACATGGTCCATCTGCTGGTGCTGCGCGCGGGGACGCACCTGCTCGGCATCAAGCCGCACTTCGGCGGCCTGGCGGGGACGGCCGTGACCGCGACCGTGTTCGCCCTCTCGCTCGCCCTGTCCTGGCTGCTCTACGAGACGGTGGAGCTCCCGGCGAGACGTCTGCTGCTCCGCCGGCGCCGCCCGGCCGCCAAGGCGGCCGCCCACCGCGAGGCCCAGGCCGCGACGAGAGACTGA
- a CDS encoding chaplin gives MRLRSFATTAVLAGVLATGGSATAFAADPTPVVGVAGNSPGVVSGNVIQIPVDVDANVCGNSINLVGLLNPAPGNVCVNG, from the coding sequence ATGCGTCTTCGCAGTTTCGCCACAACGGCCGTGCTCGCGGGTGTCCTCGCCACAGGAGGCTCGGCGACCGCCTTCGCCGCCGACCCCACGCCCGTCGTCGGTGTCGCCGGCAACAGCCCGGGCGTCGTCTCGGGCAATGTCATCCAGATTCCGGTCGATGTCGACGCCAACGTCTGCGGCAACAGCATCAACCTCGTCGGCCTGCTGAACCCGGCTCCCGGGAACGTATGCGTCAACGGGTGA
- a CDS encoding TIM barrel protein, with protein sequence MATAPSPLRTVAGNLCLGSAPDSWGIWFPEDEHQVSYTRFLDELATAGYQWLELGPYGYLPTDPQRLKEELAARGLQVSGGTAFGALHRPEAWGEMLAHVREVATLTAAAGAHHLVLIPPMYRDEKTGAFTESPELTAEQWAGFGKAADRLGKLLLDEYDVRLVIHPHADSHIQTQPEIERLLNESDSRYTNLCLDTGHVAYGGGDNVDLIRRFGERVGYVHIKQMDPEVLAQVAAENLGFGEAVKRGVCVSPPAGVPNPADVVAELAKLDAELFVIVEQDLYPCAPEVPLPIAVSTREHLAGCGLTGTRRPTSK encoded by the coding sequence ATGGCAACGGCGCCATCCCCGCTCCGCACCGTCGCGGGCAACCTCTGCCTGGGCTCCGCTCCCGACTCCTGGGGCATCTGGTTCCCCGAGGACGAGCACCAGGTGTCGTACACCCGGTTCCTGGACGAGCTGGCCACGGCCGGCTACCAGTGGCTCGAACTCGGCCCGTACGGCTACCTCCCCACCGACCCGCAGCGCCTCAAGGAGGAGCTGGCGGCTCGGGGGCTGCAGGTCTCCGGCGGCACCGCGTTCGGCGCGCTGCACCGGCCGGAGGCATGGGGCGAGATGCTCGCACATGTCCGTGAGGTCGCGACGCTGACGGCGGCCGCGGGCGCCCACCACCTGGTCCTCATCCCGCCGATGTACCGGGACGAGAAGACCGGCGCGTTCACCGAGTCGCCCGAGCTGACCGCCGAGCAGTGGGCCGGGTTCGGCAAGGCCGCGGACCGGCTGGGCAAGCTGCTGCTGGACGAGTACGACGTGCGGCTCGTCATTCACCCGCACGCCGACAGCCACATCCAGACCCAGCCGGAGATCGAGCGGCTGCTGAACGAGTCCGACAGCCGGTACACGAACCTCTGCCTGGACACCGGGCACGTCGCCTACGGCGGCGGCGACAACGTCGATCTGATCCGCCGGTTCGGCGAGCGGGTCGGGTACGTCCACATCAAGCAGATGGACCCGGAGGTGCTCGCGCAGGTCGCGGCCGAGAACCTGGGATTCGGCGAGGCCGTGAAGCGGGGCGTGTGCGTGTCGCCGCCGGCGGGCGTGCCCAACCCGGCCGATGTCGTGGCGGAACTCGCCAAGCTGGACGCCGAGTTGTTCGTGATCGTCGAGCAGGACCTGTACCCGTGCGCTCCCGAGGTGCCGCTGCCCATCGCCGTCAGCACCCGTGAGCACCTGGCCGGCTGCGGCCTGACCGGAACTCGACGCCCGACCAGCAAGTAG
- a CDS encoding Gfo/Idh/MocA family oxidoreductase, whose amino-acid sequence MTVRVGVIGAGWIGTEHIRRLTDTVTGARVTAVTDIDADRAAEAAAPVGAQVLPDGAAVVAADDVDAVLVTSWGPTHAEHVLNAIAAGKPVFCEKPLATTAEDCLRIIEAEQAHGRRLVQVGFMRRYDAGYRQLKQVIDSGRIGAPLIVHCAHRNPTVPESYTSAMAALDTAVHEVDVLRWLLDDEIVSTQVITPRATGKRFAHLKDPQIMLFETAKGVRVDLEVFVNCQYGYDIQCEAVGEKGLVRLPDPAAVGVRTAGSHSTEVLTDWVGRFRDAFDTEFREWIAGLAAGDEPTGPSAWDGYAATVITAATVEALESGRVVATDLKPRPAFYGGAA is encoded by the coding sequence ATGACCGTACGTGTAGGAGTCATCGGCGCCGGCTGGATCGGCACGGAGCACATCCGGCGCCTCACCGACACCGTGACCGGGGCGCGGGTGACCGCGGTGACCGACATCGACGCCGACCGTGCCGCCGAGGCGGCAGCCCCGGTCGGTGCCCAGGTGCTGCCCGACGGCGCGGCGGTGGTCGCGGCCGACGACGTCGACGCGGTCCTCGTGACCTCCTGGGGTCCGACCCACGCCGAGCACGTCCTGAACGCGATCGCCGCCGGGAAGCCGGTGTTCTGCGAGAAGCCGCTCGCCACCACCGCCGAGGACTGTCTGAGGATCATCGAGGCGGAGCAGGCCCACGGCCGGCGCCTGGTCCAGGTCGGTTTCATGCGCCGCTACGACGCCGGCTACCGGCAGCTGAAGCAGGTCATCGACTCGGGCCGGATCGGTGCGCCGCTGATCGTGCACTGCGCCCACCGCAACCCGACCGTCCCCGAGTCCTACACCTCGGCGATGGCCGCGCTCGACACGGCGGTGCACGAGGTGGACGTCCTGCGCTGGCTGCTGGACGACGAGATCGTCTCCACCCAGGTGATCACACCGCGCGCCACCGGCAAGCGGTTCGCGCACCTCAAGGACCCGCAGATCATGCTGTTCGAGACCGCCAAGGGCGTCCGTGTCGACCTTGAGGTCTTCGTCAACTGCCAGTACGGCTACGACATCCAGTGCGAGGCCGTCGGCGAAAAGGGCCTGGTGCGGCTGCCGGACCCGGCCGCGGTCGGGGTACGCACCGCCGGATCGCACAGCACCGAGGTGCTCACGGACTGGGTGGGGCGCTTCCGGGACGCCTTCGACACCGAGTTCCGCGAGTGGATCGCGGGCCTGGCGGCCGGCGACGAGCCCACCGGTCCCTCGGCCTGGGACGGCTACGCCGCCACCGTGATCACGGCCGCGACGGTCGAGGCCCTGGAGTCCGGGCGCGTCGTCGCCACCGACCTCAAGCCCCGCCCCGCCTTCTACGGAGGTGCCGCGTGA
- a CDS encoding sugar porter family MFS transporter — MDVRDDAIQAPAPVADAPPAVARRLRLITVIATFGGLLFGYDTGVINGALPYMSKDLGLTAVTEGMVTSSLLLGAALGAVAGGRMSDARGRRRTILALAVLFFVGALGATLAPTTAVMIVARFVLGLAVGGASVTVPVYLAEISPAERRGALVTRNELMIVSGQLLAFTSNAIIANVGSESGGIWRWMLVIATVPAVVLWFGMLVMPESPRWLASRTRFGEALEVLKQVRSAQRAEAELAEVSALAVKEEQEKLGGWRDMKSTPWVRKLMFIGFGIAIVQQITGVNTIMYYGTQILTDAGFAADSALTANIANGVISVLATFVGIWLLGRVNRRPMLMTGQLGTTAALLLIGVFSLVLPSGDGRAYAVLAMTVTFLAFQQGAISPVTWLMLSEIFPMRMRGFGMGVAAVVLWLTNFVIGLVFPSLVSGIGISNTFFLFVVAGVFSLTFVKLYVPETKGRTLETLEAELRARFS; from the coding sequence ATGGACGTCAGGGACGACGCGATTCAGGCCCCCGCTCCCGTGGCCGACGCCCCGCCCGCCGTCGCCCGGCGGCTGCGGCTGATCACGGTCATCGCCACCTTCGGCGGGCTGCTGTTCGGCTATGACACCGGTGTCATCAACGGTGCCCTGCCCTATATGAGCAAGGATCTCGGACTGACCGCGGTCACCGAGGGCATGGTCACCAGCTCGCTGCTGCTGGGCGCGGCACTCGGCGCGGTCGCCGGCGGCCGGATGTCGGACGCGCGCGGCAGGCGCCGTACGATCCTCGCCCTCGCGGTGCTGTTCTTCGTCGGCGCGCTCGGCGCCACGCTCGCCCCGACCACCGCGGTCATGATCGTGGCCCGCTTCGTGCTGGGTCTCGCGGTCGGCGGTGCGTCGGTGACCGTGCCGGTGTACCTCGCGGAGATCTCCCCGGCCGAGCGGCGCGGAGCGCTGGTGACCCGTAATGAACTGATGATCGTCAGCGGGCAGTTGCTGGCGTTCACGTCCAATGCGATCATCGCGAACGTCGGGAGCGAGTCGGGTGGCATCTGGCGCTGGATGCTGGTCATCGCCACCGTCCCGGCGGTCGTGCTCTGGTTCGGCATGCTGGTGATGCCGGAGAGTCCGCGCTGGCTGGCGTCCAGGACCCGGTTCGGCGAAGCCCTGGAGGTCCTCAAGCAGGTGCGGTCCGCGCAGCGGGCCGAGGCCGAGCTCGCCGAGGTGTCCGCGCTCGCCGTGAAGGAGGAGCAGGAGAAGCTCGGCGGCTGGCGGGACATGAAGTCCACGCCGTGGGTGCGCAAGCTGATGTTCATCGGCTTCGGCATCGCGATCGTGCAGCAGATCACCGGTGTCAACACGATCATGTACTACGGCACCCAGATCCTGACCGACGCCGGCTTCGCCGCCGACAGCGCGCTCACCGCGAACATCGCCAACGGTGTGATCTCGGTGCTGGCGACCTTCGTCGGCATATGGCTGCTGGGCCGGGTCAACCGGCGTCCGATGCTGATGACCGGTCAGCTCGGTACGACCGCCGCGCTGTTGCTGATCGGCGTGTTCTCGCTGGTGCTGCCGTCCGGTGACGGCCGCGCGTACGCGGTCCTCGCCATGACCGTCACCTTCCTGGCCTTCCAGCAGGGTGCGATCTCGCCGGTGACCTGGCTGATGCTGTCGGAGATCTTCCCGATGCGGATGCGCGGTTTCGGCATGGGCGTCGCTGCCGTGGTGCTGTGGCTGACCAACTTCGTGATCGGACTGGTCTTCCCGTCGCTGGTCTCCGGTATCGGGATCTCCAACACCTTCTTCCTGTTCGTCGTGGCGGGTGTCTTCTCGCTCACCTTCGTCAAGCTCTACGTGCCCGAGACCAAGGGCCGCACGCTGGAAACCCTCGAAGCCGAACTCCGGGCGCGCTTCTCCTGA
- a CDS encoding inositol monophosphatase family protein — MSIINGESGKGSDARLALTAAQAGAAVVRDLYGGRLARYDKSAGDFATEADLAAERAILDVLRAARPDDAVTGEESGRSGAADARRRWLVDPLCGTLNYAVRTMLAGVNVALREDALVMAAATADPFSGEVFWTDGDAAWVRSADGTDEQLTPTAASALVDVNLDPPFPDAPGFQAARLLADPGFAERFRPRVISSTLAVAWVAAGRRAAYVTDGDLRDSVHFAAGIALCRAAGCTVTGLHGEPVLSGAGGLIAAADPETHAALLELVKHQTP; from the coding sequence ATGTCGATCATCAACGGGGAATCCGGCAAGGGATCCGACGCCCGCTTGGCGCTGACCGCGGCCCAGGCGGGCGCCGCCGTGGTCCGTGACCTCTACGGCGGCCGGCTCGCGCGCTACGACAAGTCCGCCGGCGACTTCGCGACCGAGGCGGACCTGGCCGCCGAGCGGGCCATCCTGGACGTGCTGCGTGCCGCCCGCCCCGACGACGCCGTGACCGGCGAGGAGAGCGGACGCTCCGGTGCCGCCGACGCCCGGCGCCGCTGGCTCGTCGACCCGCTGTGCGGCACCCTCAACTACGCCGTGCGGACCATGCTCGCCGGCGTGAACGTCGCCCTGCGGGAGGACGCGCTGGTCATGGCCGCCGCCACGGCCGACCCGTTCAGCGGCGAGGTGTTCTGGACCGACGGGGACGCGGCCTGGGTGCGCTCGGCCGACGGCACCGACGAGCAGCTGACACCGACGGCCGCTTCCGCGCTGGTCGACGTCAACCTCGACCCGCCGTTCCCCGACGCCCCCGGCTTCCAGGCCGCCCGCCTCCTGGCCGACCCGGGCTTCGCGGAGCGGTTCCGGCCCCGGGTGATCTCCAGCACCCTCGCCGTGGCCTGGGTCGCCGCCGGCCGCCGGGCCGCCTACGTCACCGACGGCGACCTGCGCGACAGCGTGCACTTCGCGGCCGGCATCGCGCTGTGCCGGGCGGCGGGCTGCACGGTGACCGGCCTGCACGGCGAGCCCGTGCTCAGCGGCGCGGGCGGGCTGATCGCGGCCGCCGACCCGGAGACCCACGCCGCACTGCTGGAACTGGTCAAGCACCAGACGCCGTAG